One Lysinibacillus sp. OF-1 DNA segment encodes these proteins:
- the dprA gene encoding DNA-processing protein DprA — protein MILAVDTQRLLALHYIYPLPLQKFQQLLSPVNMLSSFEHIHHDEIAKILQISAQKAYQLSQSFRQIMIKPFGAAYAQANIVPIPFYHPYFPAQLFEISNPPTVLYVKGQYSLLTNNKQIAIIGSRKATAYSKRAMDLIVPPLVQSGYTVVSGLARGADTMAHRATIDMGGHTIAVLGHGFNYLYPAENQILAKQMTEHQLLITEYPPHMKPEKWHFPMRNRIISGLSQALVVTEAALKSGTLITTELALEQGKDVFVVPGPIDATQSKGTNQLLLEGAIPVMNGHQIVETLELFSNKN, from the coding sequence ATGATCCTAGCAGTAGATACACAGAGATTACTAGCTTTGCATTATATATACCCGTTACCTCTTCAGAAATTTCAACAATTATTGTCCCCGGTAAATATGTTAAGCTCTTTTGAACACATTCATCATGATGAAATAGCGAAAATTCTACAAATATCGGCACAAAAAGCATATCAACTCTCTCAAAGTTTTCGACAAATTATGATAAAACCTTTTGGTGCTGCGTATGCACAGGCCAATATTGTCCCCATACCGTTTTATCATCCATATTTCCCGGCGCAATTATTTGAAATATCCAATCCACCTACTGTATTGTATGTGAAAGGTCAGTATTCTCTGTTAACAAATAACAAACAGATAGCTATTATAGGCTCTAGGAAGGCTACAGCGTATTCTAAGAGGGCAATGGACCTCATAGTACCGCCTCTTGTTCAAAGTGGTTATACGGTCGTTAGTGGGCTTGCTAGAGGTGCTGATACAATGGCACATAGGGCAACAATTGATATGGGTGGTCACACAATTGCTGTACTTGGACATGGTTTTAATTATCTCTACCCAGCAGAAAATCAGATTCTTGCTAAACAAATGACAGAGCACCAGCTATTAATAACGGAATATCCCCCTCATATGAAGCCTGAAAAATGGCATTTCCCGATGCGTAACCGAATCATTAGTGGTTTATCCCAAGCTTTAGTTGTGACAGAGGCTGCCCTAAAAAGTGGTACGCTTATTACGACAGAGCTCGCATTAGAGCAGGGGAAAGATGTATTTGTGGTGCCTGGACCTATTGATGCGACACAATCTAAGGGGACCAATCAATTACTTTTAGAAGGTGCAATTCCAGTCATGAATGGTCATCAAATCGTTGAAACACTGGAGCTCTTTTCTAACAAAAATTGA
- the topA gene encoding type I DNA topoisomerase, which translates to MADYLVIVESPAKAKTIERYLGKKYKVKASVGHVRDLPRSQMGVSAENNFEPKYITIRGKGPVLQELKSAAKKVKKVYLAADPDREGEAIAWHLATALNIDIHSDCRVVFNEITKDAIIDSFKNPRPINMDLVDAQQTRRILDRLVGYNISPILWKKVKKGLSAGRVQSVALRMIIDRENEIKNFKPEEYWTIEGTFEKGKKTFDALYYGNGKEKIKLTNEAQVKAILKDVKGTNFDVVNVTKKERKRNAAPAFTTSSLQQEAARKLNFRAKKTMMLAQQLYEGIDIGKKEGTVGLITYMRTDSTRISDTAKAEAVTYIEGKYGKEFIATDIKQTKKASNAQDAHEAIRPTSTMRTPEELKAVLSRDQLRLYRLIWERFIASQMAPAVLDTVAVDLQNGDVLFRANGSQVKFAGFMKLYIEGTDDQTEETTKLLPEMAIGDQVKSLEIEPKQHFTQPPPRYSEARLVKTMEELGIGRPSTYAPTLDTIQRRGYVVLDAKRFMPTELGEIVHQLVLEFFPDIINIEFTAQMEQDLDDIEEGNRQWKSVVEEFYTDFEVHVKHADEAMEKVVIKDEPAGEDCELCGSPMVFKLGRYGKFMACSNFPDCRNTKAIMKPIGVKCPSCETGEIVERKSKTKRLFYGCNQYPECEFVSWDKPISRPCPKCNALLVEKKIKKGVQIQCTKCDYEEAPTQ; encoded by the coding sequence ATGGCGGATTATTTAGTGATTGTAGAATCACCAGCAAAAGCAAAAACGATTGAACGATATTTAGGAAAGAAATATAAAGTAAAAGCGTCGGTTGGACACGTACGAGATCTTCCACGTAGCCAAATGGGTGTTAGTGCTGAAAATAACTTTGAACCTAAGTATATTACGATACGCGGTAAAGGACCTGTTTTACAGGAATTAAAATCTGCGGCTAAAAAAGTGAAGAAAGTATATCTAGCGGCCGATCCAGACCGCGAGGGAGAAGCGATTGCTTGGCACCTTGCGACTGCGCTAAATATTGATATTCACTCGGATTGTCGTGTGGTATTTAACGAAATTACCAAAGATGCGATAATAGATTCCTTTAAAAACCCACGTCCAATCAATATGGATTTAGTAGATGCACAACAAACAAGACGTATTCTGGATCGACTTGTCGGCTATAACATTAGTCCGATACTGTGGAAAAAAGTGAAAAAAGGTTTATCTGCAGGTCGTGTGCAATCTGTAGCGCTACGTATGATCATTGATCGTGAAAATGAAATTAAAAACTTTAAACCAGAAGAGTATTGGACAATTGAAGGAACGTTTGAAAAAGGTAAAAAAACATTTGATGCGCTTTACTATGGAAATGGTAAAGAAAAAATTAAATTAACAAATGAGGCACAAGTAAAGGCAATATTAAAAGATGTAAAAGGAACAAACTTTGATGTTGTCAATGTTACGAAAAAAGAACGCAAGCGTAATGCTGCACCAGCCTTTACAACATCTTCCTTACAGCAGGAGGCAGCAAGAAAATTAAATTTCCGAGCTAAGAAAACGATGATGCTAGCTCAGCAATTATATGAAGGTATTGATATTGGGAAAAAAGAGGGAACAGTCGGGTTAATCACCTATATGCGTACCGATTCCACACGTATTTCAGATACGGCAAAAGCAGAAGCGGTTACTTATATTGAAGGAAAATATGGCAAAGAATTTATTGCAACAGATATAAAACAAACGAAGAAGGCTTCGAATGCACAGGATGCTCATGAGGCGATCCGTCCAACGAGTACAATGAGAACACCAGAAGAATTAAAAGCAGTTCTTAGTCGTGATCAGTTACGTTTATATCGTTTAATTTGGGAGCGCTTTATCGCGAGCCAAATGGCACCAGCAGTTCTTGATACGGTAGCTGTAGATCTTCAAAATGGTGATGTACTATTTCGTGCAAACGGCTCACAAGTTAAATTCGCAGGCTTTATGAAACTATATATCGAAGGTACTGACGATCAAACAGAGGAGACGACAAAACTTTTACCTGAGATGGCAATTGGTGATCAAGTAAAATCGCTCGAAATTGAGCCTAAACAACATTTTACACAGCCACCACCACGTTATTCAGAGGCGCGACTTGTTAAAACTATGGAAGAACTAGGCATTGGGCGCCCATCCACATACGCACCGACCCTCGATACAATTCAGCGCCGTGGCTATGTTGTATTAGATGCTAAACGCTTTATGCCAACAGAGCTAGGTGAAATTGTACATCAACTCGTACTAGAATTTTTCCCAGATATCATAAACATCGAATTTACAGCACAAATGGAACAAGATTTAGATGATATTGAAGAAGGCAACCGTCAATGGAAAAGTGTTGTGGAAGAGTTTTATACAGATTTTGAAGTGCATGTAAAACATGCGGATGAAGCTATGGAAAAAGTTGTGATTAAAGATGAGCCTGCTGGAGAGGATTGCGAACTTTGTGGATCTCCTATGGTCTTTAAACTGGGTCGCTATGGTAAATTTATGGCTTGCTCAAACTTCCCAGATTGTAGAAATACAAAAGCTATTATGAAACCAATTGGTGTAAAATGTCCTTCCTGTGAAACAGGCGAAATTGTGGAGCGAAAAAGTAAAACAAAACGTCTATTCTATGGTTGCAATCAGTATCCAGAATGTGAATTTGTATCATGGGACAAGCCAATTAGTAGACCATGTCCAAAATGTAATGCATTATTAGTAGAGAAAAAGATAAAAAAAGGTGTGCAAATTCAATGTACGAAATGTGACTATGAAGAAGCACCAACTCAATGA
- the trmFO gene encoding FADH(2)-oxidizing methylenetetrahydrofolate--tRNA-(uracil(54)-C(5))-methyltransferase TrmFO yields the protein MTEQVVNVIGAGLAGSEAAWQIAKRGVKVRLYEMRPVKQTPAHHTDKFAELVCSNSLRANGLTNAVGVIKEEMRTLDSVILKAADQCSVPAGGALAVDRHEFAGYVTETVKNHPLVEVIHEEVTEIPEGITVIATGPLTSKALAEKIQGLTGLDYLYFYDAAAPIIEKDSIDMDKVYLKSRYDKGEAAYLNCPMTKEEFDRFRQALIEAEVVPLKEFEKEIYFEGCMPIEVMAARGEKTMLFGPMKPVGLEDPKTGKRPYAVVQLRQDDAAGTLYNIVGFQTHLKWGPQKEVLQLIPGLENVEIVRYGVMHRNTFINSPKVLEKTYQLREHKNIFFAGQMTGVEGYVESAGSGLIAGINAARLALGQEPIIFPFETALGSMARYITEAQSKNFQPMNVNFGIFPELPPGRRSKPERAEMHATRAISSIRNFVNSQTI from the coding sequence ATGACTGAACAAGTAGTAAATGTAATAGGAGCAGGTCTTGCTGGTAGTGAAGCTGCATGGCAAATTGCAAAGCGTGGGGTAAAAGTAAGACTTTATGAAATGCGTCCAGTAAAGCAAACTCCGGCACATCATACTGATAAATTTGCAGAGCTTGTTTGTTCTAACTCATTGCGTGCAAATGGTTTAACAAATGCTGTAGGCGTTATTAAAGAAGAGATGCGTACGCTAGATTCGGTTATCTTAAAGGCAGCAGATCAGTGTTCAGTACCAGCTGGTGGTGCATTGGCGGTAGACCGTCATGAATTTGCGGGCTATGTGACAGAGACTGTGAAAAACCATCCACTTGTGGAGGTCATTCATGAAGAAGTCACAGAGATTCCTGAAGGTATAACAGTTATTGCTACAGGTCCCCTAACATCAAAAGCTTTAGCTGAAAAAATTCAAGGTTTAACTGGCTTGGATTATTTATACTTCTACGATGCAGCAGCACCTATTATCGAAAAAGATAGCATAGATATGGATAAAGTTTATTTGAAATCTCGTTACGATAAAGGAGAAGCGGCTTATTTAAACTGTCCTATGACAAAGGAAGAATTTGATCGTTTCCGTCAAGCCTTGATCGAAGCAGAAGTTGTGCCATTAAAAGAATTTGAAAAAGAAATTTACTTTGAGGGTTGTATGCCGATTGAAGTTATGGCAGCTCGCGGAGAGAAAACCATGTTATTTGGACCGATGAAACCAGTTGGTCTTGAAGATCCAAAAACAGGAAAACGTCCGTATGCGGTTGTGCAACTTCGTCAAGATGATGCTGCTGGTACCCTTTACAACATTGTAGGCTTCCAAACTCATTTAAAATGGGGTCCACAAAAGGAAGTGCTACAGCTAATTCCAGGGTTAGAGAATGTAGAAATTGTACGTTATGGCGTCATGCACCGAAATACATTCATTAATTCACCAAAAGTTTTAGAAAAAACATATCAGCTTCGTGAGCATAAGAATATTTTCTTTGCAGGTCAAATGACGGGTGTAGAAGGATATGTTGAATCAGCAGGAAGTGGATTAATTGCAGGAATTAATGCAGCTCGTTTAGCACTTGGACAAGAGCCTATTATTTTCCCATTCGAAACGGCATTAGGCAGTATGGCGCGTTATATAACAGAAGCACAGTCGAAAAACTTCCAGCCGATGAACGTTAACTTCGGTATATTCCCTGAATTACCACCTGGTCGTCGTTCAAAACCAGAACGTGCGGAAATGCATGCAACACGCGCAATAAGCTCAATTCGCAATTTTGTGAATTCACAAACAATTTAA
- the xerC gene encoding tyrosine recombinase XerC — MLVSSQDALEQFMLYIQVEKNFSVHTVREYESDLLDFLTFLQREGIDDLASVEYIHARLYVTKLYDEKRARASISRKISSIRSFFRFLNRQYGLDDGAFRSLYHPKKESRLPNFFYEEELKQLFDANTGDDLKSLRNIAILELLYATGIRVSELTSIQVGDVDFHYSIIRVMGKGRKERIIPFGQFASLAMQDYIEQARPRLMKKTSHQQLFVNMRGGELTPRGVRHILNEMIDKASLHTKIYPHMLRHTFATHLLNNGADLRTVQELLGHSHLSSTQVYTHVTKEHLRQTYMNAHPRA; from the coding sequence ATGTTAGTTTCGTCCCAAGATGCACTCGAACAGTTCATGCTTTACATCCAAGTTGAAAAGAACTTCTCTGTTCATACAGTGCGAGAATATGAATCAGACCTGCTAGATTTTTTAACCTTTTTACAAAGAGAGGGCATCGATGATTTAGCGAGTGTTGAATATATACATGCACGTCTTTATGTAACAAAGTTGTACGATGAGAAAAGAGCAAGGGCCTCTATTTCTAGGAAAATTTCCTCGATACGCTCCTTTTTTCGCTTTCTAAATAGACAGTACGGATTAGATGACGGAGCATTTCGTTCTCTTTATCATCCAAAAAAAGAATCACGTTTACCCAATTTTTTCTACGAAGAAGAATTGAAGCAGCTATTTGATGCGAATACTGGTGATGATTTGAAATCATTGAGAAATATAGCTATATTAGAGCTGTTGTATGCGACAGGTATTCGTGTAAGTGAACTGACTTCAATCCAAGTAGGGGATGTAGATTTTCATTATTCGATTATACGGGTAATGGGAAAAGGTCGAAAAGAACGAATTATTCCATTTGGTCAATTTGCGAGTTTAGCAATGCAGGACTACATAGAGCAAGCTCGTCCACGATTGATGAAAAAAACTAGTCACCAGCAGTTGTTTGTCAATATGCGTGGTGGGGAACTTACTCCTCGAGGGGTACGTCATATTTTAAACGAAATGATTGACAAGGCCTCACTCCATACGAAAATTTACCCACACATGCTTCGCCATACTTTTGCCACACATTTATTGAATAATGGCGCAGACTTGCGGACAGTGCAGGAGTTATTAGGTCACTCACATTTATCTTCTACACAAGTTTACACACATGTAACAAAAGAGCATCTTCGTCAAACATATATGAATGCCCATCCAAGGGCATAA
- the hslV gene encoding ATP-dependent protease subunit HslV: MGQIHATTIFAVHHNGGCAMAGDGQVTLGNAVVMKGTAKKVRRLFNGQVLAGFAGSVADAFTLFEMFEGKLNEYNGNLQRAAVEVAKQWRGDKMLRQLEAMLLVMDKTTLLLVSGTGEVIEPDDGILAIGSGGNYALSAGRALKKYAGETMTAREIAEAALETAAEICVFTNHNIIVEALN; encoded by the coding sequence ATGGGACAAATTCATGCGACAACGATATTTGCAGTTCATCATAACGGAGGCTGTGCCATGGCTGGTGATGGTCAAGTAACATTGGGAAATGCAGTTGTGATGAAGGGAACAGCAAAAAAGGTCAGACGTCTGTTTAATGGGCAGGTCCTTGCAGGTTTTGCAGGTTCCGTCGCTGATGCATTTACACTTTTTGAGATGTTTGAAGGCAAACTAAATGAGTATAATGGTAATTTACAGCGTGCAGCAGTGGAAGTAGCAAAGCAGTGGCGCGGTGATAAAATGCTTCGCCAGTTAGAAGCGATGTTATTAGTAATGGATAAAACGACATTGCTACTCGTTTCAGGTACAGGGGAAGTCATTGAACCGGATGATGGCATTTTGGCTATTGGTTCTGGTGGAAATTATGCATTATCTGCAGGTAGAGCATTGAAAAAATATGCAGGTGAAACAATGACTGCTCGTGAAATTGCTGAGGCGGCATTAGAAACAGCTGCTGAAATCTGTGTATTTACGAATCATAATATTATCGTGGAGGCGCTGAACTAA
- the hslU gene encoding ATP-dependent protease ATPase subunit HslU, which translates to MTQKNLTPRQITEHLDRYIVGQNEAKRAVAIALRNRYRRSLLHEDMKDEVIPKNILMIGPTGVGKTEIARRIAKLTNAPFVKVEATKFTEVGYVGRDVESMVRDLVEASHRLVKEEMMESVKEQAEELANEAIVKLLVPSLRKKQAMQNPFEMLFGGKEQPTTDDSSTDEVEVRSKRAQIAIDLRNGKLENEWVTVEVTEQNPSIFDALQGTGMDMSANSGMQDMLSSLMPKKQKKRRVQVKDARRILTVEEANKLIDADEVAQEAITRAEQTGIIFIDEIDKIASKEGNSSANVSREGVQRDILPIVEGSTVTTKYGAVKTDYMLFVAAGAFHMSKPSDLIPELQGRFPIRVELEKLTKQDFVRILQEPDQSLILQYKALLETEGVEIHFTTDAIERIAEIATEVNQETDNIGARRLHTILERLLEELSFEASEIAPASIPINAAYVDQKLAGIVKNKDLSQFIL; encoded by the coding sequence ATGACGCAAAAAAATTTAACGCCAAGACAAATTACTGAGCATTTAGATCGTTATATTGTTGGGCAGAATGAAGCTAAGCGCGCTGTAGCCATTGCGTTACGTAATCGCTATCGTCGTTCGTTGTTACATGAGGATATGAAGGATGAAGTTATTCCTAAAAATATATTAATGATTGGACCAACAGGTGTCGGAAAAACGGAAATTGCCAGAAGAATTGCTAAGCTTACAAATGCTCCTTTTGTGAAAGTTGAAGCGACAAAGTTTACTGAGGTAGGTTATGTAGGGCGTGATGTTGAGTCAATGGTACGTGACTTAGTAGAAGCCTCACATCGTCTAGTAAAGGAAGAAATGATGGAGTCTGTTAAGGAACAAGCAGAAGAATTAGCAAATGAAGCGATTGTGAAACTTTTGGTGCCTTCTTTACGTAAGAAACAGGCGATGCAAAATCCGTTTGAAATGCTATTTGGTGGTAAAGAGCAACCAACGACTGATGATTCTTCAACAGATGAGGTTGAAGTACGCTCTAAGCGTGCACAAATTGCGATTGATTTACGTAACGGTAAATTAGAAAATGAGTGGGTTACTGTGGAGGTAACAGAACAAAATCCATCTATTTTTGATGCGTTACAAGGAACGGGAATGGATATGTCTGCGAATAGTGGCATGCAGGATATGTTATCCAGTTTGATGCCGAAGAAACAGAAAAAACGTCGTGTACAAGTGAAGGACGCCCGTCGTATTTTAACAGTTGAAGAAGCGAATAAGCTGATAGATGCGGATGAAGTGGCACAAGAGGCTATTACTAGAGCTGAGCAAACAGGTATCATTTTTATTGATGAAATCGATAAAATTGCTAGTAAAGAAGGCAATTCTTCAGCAAATGTCTCACGTGAAGGTGTCCAACGAGATATTTTACCAATCGTTGAAGGTTCAACTGTTACAACGAAATACGGTGCGGTGAAAACGGATTATATGCTGTTTGTAGCTGCTGGTGCATTCCATATGTCGAAGCCGTCAGATTTAATTCCTGAATTGCAAGGACGCTTTCCAATTCGTGTAGAGCTTGAAAAATTAACAAAACAGGATTTTGTACGTATTTTACAAGAACCAGACCAATCACTTATTTTGCAATATAAGGCATTGTTAGAAACGGAAGGCGTGGAAATTCATTTCACAACAGATGCTATTGAACGAATTGCTGAAATTGCTACGGAGGTTAATCAGGAAACTGACAATATCGGAGCTCGTCGATTACACACGATATTAGAACGTTTACTTGAAGAACTATCGTTTGAAGCTTCTGAAATTGCACCAGCAAGTATCCCGATCAATGCTGCGTATGTAGATCAAAAACTTGCGGGTATAGTAAAAAACAAAGATTTGTCACAGTTTATATTGTAA
- the codY gene encoding GTP-sensing pleiotropic transcriptional regulator CodY — protein MNLLEKTRKINSMLQASAGKPVNFKEMADTLGDIIDSNVYILSRKGKLLGISIHQQIENERMKKMFEERQFPEEYTHSLFTISETSSNLDINNEHTAFPVENKDLFQNALTTIVPIVGGGERLGTLILARLSSQFEDDDLILAEYGATVVGMEILREKSEEIEEEARSKAVVQMAINSLSYSELEAIEHIFEELDGNEGLLVASKIADRVGITRSVIVNALRKLESAGVIESRSLGMKGTYIKVLNDKFLNALAEIKMK, from the coding sequence ATGAATTTATTAGAAAAAACACGTAAAATTAACTCGATGCTTCAAGCATCTGCTGGTAAACCAGTAAACTTTAAGGAAATGGCTGATACATTAGGCGATATTATTGATAGTAATGTCTATATTTTAAGTCGCAAAGGGAAATTATTAGGTATTTCAATTCACCAACAAATTGAAAATGAGCGTATGAAAAAAATGTTCGAAGAGAGACAGTTCCCAGAAGAATACACACATAGCTTGTTTACGATCTCTGAAACATCATCAAATTTAGATATTAACAACGAACATACTGCTTTCCCAGTTGAAAACAAAGATTTATTCCAAAACGCTTTAACAACAATTGTACCGATTGTTGGTGGTGGAGAACGTTTAGGTACATTAATCCTTGCTCGTTTATCTTCACAATTTGAAGATGATGATCTAATTTTAGCAGAGTATGGTGCGACAGTAGTTGGTATGGAAATTTTACGTGAAAAATCAGAAGAAATTGAAGAAGAAGCTCGTAGCAAAGCTGTCGTACAAATGGCTATTAATTCACTTTCATACAGTGAGTTAGAAGCAATTGAGCATATCTTCGAAGAACTTGATGGCAATGAAGGCTTACTAGTTGCTTCTAAGATTGCTGACCGTGTGGGTATTACGCGTTCAGTGATTGTCAACGCATTACGTAAACTTGAATCTGCTGGTGTCATTGAATCTCGCTCTTTAGGTATGAAAGGTACTTATATTAAAGTGCTAAACGATAAATTCTTAAATGCTTTAGCAGAAATTAAAATGAAATAA
- the flgB gene encoding flagellar basal body rod protein FlgB has product MNLFGGTISSLENGLSYATLNHKTIANNIANVDTPNYKAKNVSFKDMLVEQQSMSISAYRTDSRHYDFTIRQSTPGVNNVENLRYRNNGNAVDMDAEQAKLAENQIYYNALIDRVNGKLNTLNTVIKGGK; this is encoded by the coding sequence TTGAATTTATTTGGTGGAACTATTAGTAGCCTGGAAAACGGACTTTCCTATGCAACTTTGAATCATAAAACAATCGCAAACAATATTGCGAATGTCGATACGCCTAATTATAAGGCGAAAAATGTTAGTTTTAAGGATATGTTGGTAGAACAGCAAAGTATGTCTATTTCCGCATATCGTACTGACAGCAGACATTATGATTTCACAATTCGACAATCTACGCCTGGCGTTAATAATGTTGAGAACTTGCGATATAGAAATAATGGCAATGCTGTAGATATGGATGCTGAGCAGGCAAAATTAGCAGAGAATCAAATTTATTACAATGCTTTAATTGACCGTGTTAATGGAAAATTAAACACATTGAATACCGTTATAAAGGGAGGTAAGTAA
- the flgC gene encoding flagellar basal body rod protein FlgC, translated as MSIFHGMNTTASALTAQRLRMDVISSNMANVDTTRARQVNGEWEPYRRKSVTFAAQEGQFSKFLNVALGKNAKSGVGNGVKVSRISEDQETPFKLVYDPTHPDANADGYVNMPNVDPLKEMVDLMSATRSYEANITVFNANKSMLTKALEIGK; from the coding sequence ATGTCTATATTTCATGGGATGAATACCACTGCCTCTGCTTTAACAGCGCAACGATTACGAATGGATGTTATTTCTTCCAATATGGCAAATGTGGATACGACTCGTGCTCGTCAAGTGAATGGGGAATGGGAACCGTATCGACGTAAGTCTGTGACGTTCGCAGCACAAGAAGGACAATTCTCGAAATTTCTGAATGTAGCCCTTGGTAAAAATGCGAAAAGTGGTGTTGGCAATGGTGTGAAAGTTTCTCGAATTTCAGAAGATCAAGAAACACCTTTCAAACTTGTTTATGACCCAACTCATCCAGATGCAAATGCAGATGGTTATGTGAATATGCCAAATGTGGATCCATTGAAAGAGATGGTAGATTTAATGTCAGCAACACGTTCCTATGAGGCGAATATAACTGTATTTAACGCAAATAAATCCATGCTAACAAAGGCTTTAGAGATTGGTAAATAA
- the fliE gene encoding flagellar hook-basal body complex protein FliE, whose amino-acid sequence MTISSVSLMTPTQVVNETNKLNTTPYEAQQSFANSLKEAIAKVNDQQITSDKFTQKLIKGEDVELHEVMIASQKASITLNATIEVRNKVIEAYQEIMRMSV is encoded by the coding sequence ATGACTATTTCGTCCGTTTCGCTAATGACACCTACTCAGGTTGTAAATGAAACAAATAAACTCAATACAACACCTTATGAAGCGCAACAAAGCTTCGCGAACTCGTTAAAAGAAGCAATAGCCAAAGTAAATGATCAGCAAATAACTTCTGATAAATTTACTCAAAAGCTAATTAAAGGTGAAGATGTGGAGTTGCATGAAGTGATGATTGCTTCACAAAAGGCGAGCATTACATTAAACGCAACAATTGAAGTTCGCAATAAGGTGATTGAAGCTTACCAAGAAATAATGCGAATGAGTGTTTAA